In Bacillus sp. S3, the sequence TAATTTAGTTGATGAAGAAAACACTTCAACGAATATAGTTAACCTTTCTGCCTACCCTTAAACCAAGCTAAAAAACTATAGTATTTCATAAAAAAGAGTACTATCTGAATGAGAATTGATAAGGTAATATTAAAAAGATTCATAATATTGTAACAAATGTGAGGAGGAGGATTAAAAATGAACCTATTTTTTTAAAATAAGTATTGTTCAATTATGCTTTTGATCCGTGGCGCGGCGTATTTCTACTATTGATAACGTGAAAAAGGAGGAAACGAATCATGTATGCTGTGATTATTTCTGTATTGCTTCTAATCGTATTAAGCATGTTGCGGGTGAACGTGCTAATAAGTATTTTACTAGCTGCACTTAGCGCAGGCTTAATAGGAGGACTCTCCACAATTGAAACGATGAATATGCTCATTTCAGGAATGGGCGGGCAAGCTGAAACGGCATTAAGTGTTATTTTACTAGGGATTTTTGCCGTCATGATTAAATATTCTGGGATTACGGGGATATTAGTAAAAAAATTATTGAAATTCATGAAAGGGAAACGGGGAGTTATTCTGTTAGTGATTGCTGGAATATCCAGTTTTTCACAAAACTTAGTCCCTGTACACATTGCCTTTATCCCAATTCTAATCCCTCCTTTACTCCAGCTGTTCGACCGGATGAAAATAGACCGGCGAGGAGTAGCTACTGCCTTGACTTTTGGTTTGAAAGCTCCTTACATCATGATTCCTGCAGGATATGGACTCATGTTTCACCAAATTATTGCTAGTGAGATGAAAAAATATGGAATGAATATTTCGGTCAGCCAACTTCCCCTAGCCCTCCTTATTCCAGGCATTGGAATGATCGTTGGGTTGTTAATCGCCGTCTTCATTACGTATCGAAAAGAAAAAGTAATAAGTTCTTCAAAGGAATTGGAGAATTCTCTTGCCTCGATAGAAATATCAGCAGCCTCAGAAGTTATGCCATTTAACAAGCAGCATGTCATTACATTATTTGCGATTGTTTTATCTTTAGGGATACAACTTTATACCCACTCCCTTGCAATAGGCGCTCTCGTAGGAATCTTGGCAATGTTTTTAGGCGGGGTTACCCCGTTTTTTAAGGGGGATGAAATCGTCGATGATGGAATGAAAATGATGGGTACCATTGCCTTTGTATTGTTGATAGCTGCCGGTTATTCAACTATTTTGAAGGAAACTGGTGAGATCAGTGATTTGGTAGCGCATACATCTAATATAATTGGAGGCAGTAAATTATTTACATCATTCATTATTCTTTCCGTTGGCCTGCTAATAACCATGGGAATTGGTACTTCTTTTGGGACAATCCCCATTTTAGCGGCTGTCTATGTTCCATTATGCCTATCCGTCGGTTTTTCTCCACTGGCAACAGCAGCACTGATTGGAACTGCAAGTGCATTAGGCGATGCAGGTTCACCTGCATCAGATAGTACAATCGGACCAACAATCGGATTAAATGCCGATGGAAGGCATAATCATATTTGGGATACATGTGTTCCTACCTTTATGCACTTTAACATCCCCCTATTTATATTTGGGATGATTGCTGCTTTCATACTCTAATCATTGTTTAGTTAACCACATAAAAAGGACACCCTCTTCATGTTGAAGGTGTCCCTTTTGGCCTCTGCTTTTACTCCTTACTTATTCACTTTTCGATCAAAGGGCAACAATTTCTGATTCTCAGTTGGACTTCCCGATGGTACCAAAATGGAGTTGCGATAATCACTTGGAGTTTTTCCAACCATTGTTTTAAATACACGGCTGAAATAATGAGAGTTACTGTAGCCTACTTCAAAAGCGATTTGGTAAACTGTATAATTCAAGTCTTCTAGCAAATCTTTCGCTTTTTCTATTCGTAAATAGGTAATATATTCAACAAAATTATTTCCTGTAGCACTTTTAAAAATTCGACTGAAGTATGTAGGACTTAGATGAACATGACTAGAGACTTTTTCTAATGTTATCTGCTCCAAATAATGCTTCTCAATATAATCCATTGCCTTTTGGATTGACTTAAGTGTATGATGATTACTATTATTGAAAATTAGGTCAACAAAGCGATGGATCATATCTCTTAGCCACTGCTCCAATTGAGCCAAATTTTCGATCAGTCTTAATTTTGATGTATATTCCAAAAGTATCATGTGAATTTCTTTCTGATTTGCCCCTCCATTAATGGCAGATCGAGCAAGCTTGGTTGATATTTCTGATACTTGTAATTTCAACACTTCGGGGTCGACATTCTGTAAAGAAAACAATTGTTCAAATAATTTTTTCATATTTTCCTTCACAGCTGCAACGTCAGCAACCATCAATTTATTTGCCAATGCCGTAACATCCTGATTCGGTAATAAGACAAATTCATTGGTGAACTGCTCTACGTCATCATTATGAATAACAATATCCTTCCCCCAAAAGAACTTATATTTTAGTGCATGTTGAGCTTCTTGGTAAGAGAAATGCAAATTCCTTACATCTTCATAAAAATTTCCAATTCCTATCGTGACGGAATACCCTGTATTTTCTTTAATAAACTCTTTCACATTTTCAGCTAACATCTTAGCAAAATATTTATATGCTGGTTTTTCATTTCGAAGAGGGAGTGAGAGTAGAATGGCAAACTTATCCTCTGCCGTTCCCATGGCTAAGCACTCCTCTTGACTTATATTAAAATATTGACGAGTAACCGTGATAATTTCATTACGAACAAAGTCTTGAAACTGCTTACTTTTCCCTACATTTTTCGAAAAGAATTCATCAATTTGTAATGCCATTGCCGTGTTTGGCACTGAAGACAACCCAATTAACTGACTTTGCTCCCAAATTTCTCTCGAGTTTTTGATATTCCCATATAATAAATTATAAATAAGGCTGACTCGCAATGATGACATAATATTATGGGGATCTTCATTCCTTTGTTGTAGCATCTGATCGGATTGCTTAGCTTCCATTTTGAGCTCTTGCAGTAGACGATACACTACTTCCTTGTCTAATGGTTTACTTAAACAATCAAAAACACCATTTTTAAAAAGCAATCTCATTTCTTGATCAGTGTACTCTGTCTTAATTACAATTAAAGGAAATGAAAACTTCCTTTTAATTAATTGTGTGAAAACGACGTCTTGAGCAAGTATAGTCATGCTATCTAGATCGAGGATGACTGATACCTTGTCAAGATTAAACCCTAACTCCTCTTTCAACAAGGACATTTTATTACTCATTTCTATCGTAAAACCAAATTCATACTCATCATTTATTTGATGAAAGAGATCAGTCATAAATTTGTCATCTGTAGTTATGAGTAATAGATTGTTCAAAAAAATCACATACTTTCATTCGGGTTCTGATACATTTGCTATTAAAATCTTAAAATTGAGCCATGCATCACTTTGTAAAATACTAGAGATACATGACTCAATTCTTTTATAAGAGTTTATAAGTATTTGAACAAATGCCTAGGCTGTTTCATTTGGAACTGGGTAAATCGTATCATAATAATGCATCATT encodes:
- a CDS encoding Na+/H+ antiporter family protein, producing the protein MMYAVIISVLLLIVLSMLRVNVLISILLAALSAGLIGGLSTIETMNMLISGMGGQAETALSVILLGIFAVMIKYSGITGILVKKLLKFMKGKRGVILLVIAGISSFSQNLVPVHIAFIPILIPPLLQLFDRMKIDRRGVATALTFGLKAPYIMIPAGYGLMFHQIIASEMKKYGMNISVSQLPLALLIPGIGMIVGLLIAVFITYRKEKVISSSKELENSLASIEISAASEVMPFNKQHVITLFAIVLSLGIQLYTHSLAIGALVGILAMFLGGVTPFFKGDEIVDDGMKMMGTIAFVLLIAAGYSTILKETGEISDLVAHTSNIIGGSKLFTSFIILSVGLLITMGIGTSFGTIPILAAVYVPLCLSVGFSPLATAALIGTASALGDAGSPASDSTIGPTIGLNADGRHNHIWDTCVPTFMHFNIPLFIFGMIAAFIL
- a CDS encoding helix-turn-helix domain-containing protein gives rise to the protein MTDLFHQINDEYEFGFTIEMSNKMSLLKEELGFNLDKVSVILDLDSMTILAQDVVFTQLIKRKFSFPLIVIKTEYTDQEMRLLFKNGVFDCLSKPLDKEVVYRLLQELKMEAKQSDQMLQQRNEDPHNIMSSLRVSLIYNLLYGNIKNSREIWEQSQLIGLSSVPNTAMALQIDEFFSKNVGKSKQFQDFVRNEIITVTRQYFNISQEECLAMGTAEDKFAILLSLPLRNEKPAYKYFAKMLAENVKEFIKENTGYSVTIGIGNFYEDVRNLHFSYQEAQHALKYKFFWGKDIVIHNDDVEQFTNEFVLLPNQDVTALANKLMVADVAAVKENMKKLFEQLFSLQNVDPEVLKLQVSEISTKLARSAINGGANQKEIHMILLEYTSKLRLIENLAQLEQWLRDMIHRFVDLIFNNSNHHTLKSIQKAMDYIEKHYLEQITLEKVSSHVHLSPTYFSRIFKSATGNNFVEYITYLRIEKAKDLLEDLNYTVYQIAFEVGYSNSHYFSRVFKTMVGKTPSDYRNSILVPSGSPTENQKLLPFDRKVNK